One Tachysurus vachellii isolate PV-2020 chromosome 14, HZAU_Pvac_v1, whole genome shotgun sequence genomic window, AAGAAAATCTATGTCATAATGACTTTTTTGTAGATAGTGTTCAATGTTCAACCACAAAGTATGGTAAATCGTGGCGCTGTCCATGGTGCTAAATTCATTTGCGAAATGCTGAATATGATGCTTGTTATAATAgtcattgattaattaattataactCTTCTTACActgtgcttattattattattattattattattattattattattattattattattattattattattattgttgttgttgttgttgttgatttttttaatctggtGGTATTACTACAGGTTTTGTGAATGATAATCCTGAACAAAATTatgttgttataataattatattattattatacagacaACTTCCAATACCCCTGCCTACTGGGTTCTGAAAATATTCTGACACTGCGAGTCAATTTTCTATGGGaaaatttacaaaaatgaaatatagttaaaaagatttttttatttgattcccCAAAACCCTTTCCTAAAACTTTTTCTATTTAGCAAATGCAAACggcaaatataatatacataatatacgcGGACATGACTGTCTTCCACATGGCGTCAGTGATACACCAACAGATTATTAAGCCCTTCCCTTTTTTACGCCTTTCCTgtctgtaaaatgtgtgtgatgtaacgGGTGTAGGGAGAGCTGTTTCTTTGTTGAGTTAATATTTGATCCCATTTTGGTTGCATTcgtgttatactgtatgtttattacAACCTTTAACCCAATGTCATTTTGAGTTTtttgattcattaaaaaatatcgTCCACAATGGACGACGGCGGACAAAGGCGAAAATGGGAGTATTGTTGGATTGCGCTATGCTACTCTTTGCTGTTGTGCTTCGTGGAGCACGTTTTCGGTCAGATAAGGTATTCTGTCCCCGAGGAGATGAAAGAAGGTTCAGTTGTGGGAAACATTGCTAAAGATTTGGGTCTTGATGTCAACACTTTGATGGACAGACGATTACGTATCGTTTCTGGATCTAAGGACGCGCTTTTCAAGGTAAACCCGGACAATGGAATATTATACGTTGAAAAGAAAATCGACAGAGAAAAAATATGTGACGGTGATTATGTCTGCTTGCTAAACATAAAAATTGCTGTTGAGAATCCACTTAATATTCATTACATTGGAATTGAAATAACTGATATCAACGATCACGCGCCCAGTTTTGCAGATGAACACTTACATTTAGAAGTAGCAGAAAATAAAGCTCCAGGTGCGCGACTTGATTTGCAACCAGCGCGTGATACAGATATTGGAGTTAATTCTATTAGAACTTACAAATTAAGTCATAATGAACATTTTACTTTAGAAATAAGAGATGTTGTTGAGGATAAAATTCCGTCGCTTGTGTTACAAAAATATTTGGATCGGGAAAGTGTCCATGAACATCGATTACTTTTAACGGCACTAGACGGTGGAAATCCACCAAAATCTGGGACTCTTAACATAACTATAACTGTCCTTGATATAAATGACAATCAGCCTGTGTGCAGTCAAGATGTTTATTCTTTATCTTTACCTGAAAACGTCTCTGTCGGGAAGGTTGTAATGAGAGTGAATGCTACTGACCCGGATGAAAGCAGCAATGGAGAAGTAGAGTATTCATGGGGTAGAAATACAAAAAGTAAAATCCAAGATATTTTTCATGTAGACCACATTTCTGGTGAAATTAAAGTCAAAACGGAGATCGATTTTGAGGATATTCAGATTTATAGATTAAACATACAAGCTTCTGATAAAGGACAGCCTCCGCTCTCTGTCGACTGCAGGGTTATCATCAAAATAATAGACGTGAACGACAATAAACCTGAAATAGAAGTAACCTCAATACTAAACATTGTTCCAGAGGACTCTAAACCAGGTACTGTTATTTCTCTGATAAGTGTTACAGACAAAGACTCTGGAATTAATGGCAAAGTCGTTTGTAGCATCTCAGGTGCTTTGCCATTTGAGCTAAAGCCATCTGTTGAAGATAATGTGTATTCATTAATTACAAGTAAAACCTTAGACAGAGAGCTCATATCCCattatgatattttattaacaGCTAAAGACATGGGCCAACCTGctttctcttcttttaaatCTCTGAATGTGCAGATATCAGACATAAATGATAACCTTCCACAATTTCCTCAAAATCCACTTGAACTTTACTTAATAGAAAACAATGTTCCAGGTTCTTCCATATTCTCTGTGAGCGCAATTGACAAAGACCTGAACGAAAATGCGGAAATCACGTATCAAATCATTAAAGGTGAAACGAGGTCTAATGACGTGTGGTCAGTtttgaatataaatacagagacaGGTGTTATACATGCACTTAAGAGCTTTGATTTCGAAATGACAAAAACGTTCCAGTTCCACGTGGTCGCTACCGATTCTGGATCTCCGTCACTAAGCAGCAACGTCACAGTAAAAGTGTTCATTCTGGATCAGAACGATAACGTTCCAGTGATCTTGTATCCAGTCAGCGCTAACGAATCTGTTAAAGGTGTAGAGGAGATTCCCCGCAATGTCAAAGCAGGACATTTGGTGACTAAAGTGAGAGCCTATGACGCCGATATAGGATACAACGGCTGGTTATTATTTTCACTGCAGGAAGTGAGTGACCACAGTCTCTTTGGTTTGGACCGATATACAGGACAGATAAGGACCCTTCGACCTTTTACAGAAACAGACGAGGCAGAACATAAACTGGTCATACTGGTCAAAGACAATGGAAACGTTTCACTTTCAGCAACGACGACTGTGATTATCAAACTTGTGGAGCCCAAAGAGGCCTTTGCAGCTTCTGATGTTAAAAATGCAGTAAAAGAAGAGGGAGAACATAacgttacattttatttgataatTACATTGGGgtctgtttcatttctttttatcgtAAGTATCATCGTGCTGACTGTAATGCAGTGCTCCAAATCTACAAACTATTCTTCCAAATATTTACAAGATACAAATTACGACGGGACGCTGTGCCACAGCATCCAATACAGATCCGGAGATAAACGCTACATGTTAGTTGGACCCAGAACGAGTGTCGGTTCTACTATAGTTCCAGGCAGTAATGCGAATACTCTGGTGATTCAAGATCACAGGAGGAGAACTTCTATTGAGGTAAGTGGATTCGAAGTAATAACTGCAACGTTTTTagcctttattatttaatacgCTTTTTATCTAGATACACGCAACACTTTAATTGTTGAACTCTAAAAAGATATCTTTTCATGAAGAACGTGATGATCTTTCCTTAGTGGACCTATGGCTAGATAGCATATGATTGGTTTGCCAGTACAGCCGCCGGTATGGTTGTATTCTTCACAACAGGCCATTGGGTGTCAGTACTACATCGTGATCCTTTGCTAATGTCAGACCCTGCCCATCCACAGTTTTTCCCTGCATGGCGTTTGAAAGACTGCCGTGAGACGACGATAAACtggttaaaatataaaaaatacatcttAATATGATGTGGGAAATTAATTCCGTCATATTCTAGTTTGAAGAATATGCTCATGACGTGATTGTATCGTCGGCGATTTGCTTGTTCTGTAAAGGCGATTGTTCGTGATGGATAACAACACACAAAGGCGCAGATGGGATTACTCCTGGATTGTTCTTCGAATTTCTTTGCTAATGTGCCTTGGGGACATGATTACGGCCCAGATAAGGTACGCTATTCCGGAAGAATTGAAAGAAGGCTCTATTGTAGGGAATGTCGCTAAGGATTTAGGTCTTGATATTAATACACTGGTGGACAGACGGCTGCGTATTGTATCCGGTTCTGACAGTGCTCTTTTCCACTTAAACAATAACAATGGCGTTTTGTACACCCATAAAAAAATCGACAGAGAGGAAATATGTTCGGGAAATAACCCTTGCGTAATAAATTTGAAAATAGTGGTTGAAAATCCACTTGAAATTCATTACATAGGCGTGGAAATTACAGATATAAATGACCACTCTCCTATGTTCACGGAAAAAGAGAAACGTCTTGAAATAGCGGAATCAACTGTTCCAAATACCCGTTTTCAGCTGAAAGCTGCTAGCGACCCCGATACTGGAGAGAATTCTGttcgtttatacaaattaagcCAAAACGACCATTTTGATGTGGAAATAAGAGACTGGGGAGAAGATAGGCTTCCGTTTTTGGTTTTACAGAAATCACTCGATCGCGAGCGAAGAGCTGAGCATAATTTAATCTTAACTGCATTCGATGGAGGAAGCCCGCTTAGGTCAGGTACACTCAACATAACAATTATTGTCCTTGATGTTAATGACAATCGTCCTATATTTAGTCAAGACGTATACACGACAACACTGAAAGAAAACGCACCTATTGGAACTTTGGTGTTGACATTGCAGGCAAATGATAATGACGAAGGTGTAAATGGAGaagtgcattttgtttttggaGGAGGCCAAAACCAAAACTCGTTTGATATTTTCGTATTAGATAAAGCAACGGGTGAAATTCGAATAAAAGACGAAGTAGATTTTGAAAAGACTAACATTTACAAATTAGATATTCAAGCTTCAGACGGTGGGCAGCCTCCATTGACCACTGATTGCAGAATTATTATAAAGATAGAAGATGAAAATGACAATCAACCATACATAGAGATAACTTCATTGTCCAGTATAGTTCCAGAGGATACCAGACCTGGAACTGTAATATCGCTAATTAGTTTTAGTGATAGAGACACTGGTGTAAATGGGAAAGTTGAGTGTGCTGTATCGGACATTGTACCATTTGAATTAAAGCCATCAGTTCAGGAGAACATGTATTCGCTAGTGATTAAAGAACAACTGGACCGAGAGCTAGTTTCATATTATGATATAACAATTACTGCCACAGACCTAGGAAAGCCTCCCTTATTCTCCACTAAAACACTGAGAGTGCAAATTTCAGATGTAAACGATAACAAGCCAGTATTTCCACAAAATCCGgttgaactatatatatttgaaaataattttcCAGGTGCTTCAATATTAAGTATTAGTGCAACTGATAGGGATGTAAACGAAAATGCtttaatatcatataatattcTTAGAGGCAGGGATAAAAATAACGACATATCATCATTTCTCAACATTCATTCGGAAACAGGAGTTATTCAAGCTCTAAAATCCTTTGACTTTGAAACAACAAAAACTTTCCAGTTTCATGTGCTTGCTACAGATTCAGGAAGTCCATCACTAAGCAGCAACGTCACGGTGAATGTGTTCATTTTGGATCAGAACGACAACATTCCAGTGATCTTATATCCAGTCAGCACTAACAGTTCTGCTGATGGTATGGAGGATATTCCCCGCAATGTGAATGCGGGACATTTGGTGACTAAAGTGAGAGCCTATGACGCAGATATCGGATACAACGGCTGGTTATTATTTTCACTGTATGAAGTGAGTGACCACAGTCTCTTTGGTTTGGACCGTTATACAGGACAGATAAGGACCCTCCGCCCTTTCACAGAAACAGACGAAACTGAACATAAACTGGTCATACTGGTCAAAGACAATGGCAACGTTTCACTTTCAGCGACAGCAACTGTGATTATTAAACTTGTTGAACCCAAAGAGGCTATTGCTGTGTCCGATGTTAAAAACACAGTAAGTGACATGGAGGAAAGTAACgtgacattttatttgatcattACCTTGGGAtcagtttcatttctttttatcatcAGTATAATCGTGCTGATTGCAATGCAGTGCTCCAAATCTACAGACTATTCCTCCAAATATTTACAAGATACAAATTATGATGGGACATTGTGTCACAGCATCCAATACAGATCTGGGGATAAACGTTACATGTTAGTTGGACCCAGAATGAGTATTGGTTCTACTATAGTTCCAGGCAGTAATGCAAATACCCTTGTTGTATCAGATCGCAGGGGAGGAACTTCTGATGAGGTAAGACAgaaatggtttatatttatatatataaaacgttTGTATTCTAATTTTATAAGGCTTCCTGTGCAGCCGTTcttttcatacatacatacatacatacacactgtactttaacgttatatattgtatattaatatttgctGGTACCGTTGTTAGAGAGCTCTCCATGGCGCTGAAATAAAACTTCATTATTAGAGGTTTTAAAAGTCTTTTGAATAACGCTTATTGTTACTGAACAATTGTTACTTATgatgaaattattaaaatatttattttagaccAGTGAGATTTTGTTAAATCACATACATTTAGCTTTGTGAATTataatcctgaaaaaaaaaaaaaaatatttaacgcgtttgaaagaattttgttttctttttcctcagaCGCATTTAATAATTTTGTTCAGGATTATCATTCACAAAACCTGAGGAAATACCaccagataataataataataataataataataataataataataataataataataataataatcataatacatgaatacatttttagtGCATTAACTACTATTataagtttttttattataaattttttctAGATACATATCCAGCATTAGTTCTGATTTAAAAAGTGTATAACAACTATAAAGCTGTTATTTTTTACAACGTCTTTTTGCATGACTTTTTTTTGCAAGACACTAGTGTTGTATCTTTAGAGAATTGTTTTCTCGTTATTAGATTGGAATCAAaagaatggtaaaaaaaaaaaaataaaaaataaaaaaaaatgagctttTGCCTTGGGTAGACCTCAAGGTGTCACTAATGCATAAGGAACCTTAACGGATTTACAGGCCTGGCTTGGTTGATTTGCGTCAGGCAGAAGCAAATCCACGTAAACCTGCTGACTGTTGTATGATTTTGAAGATGGCGATTATCTCAGACTAAAGCAGTTTTATAGAATGAAGAAAGGACAGAACTTAAGATTTGGTCTTTGAGAAGGCCGTTtactaaaaaagaaaactacatccattggatttgttttattgaaGATTCATCTTTGGCGATGGAAGGTAGAAGACAAAGGCACAAAAGGCAGACATACTGGATGTCGCTTTGCGTTTCTTTGCTGATGTGCTTTACAGAAATTGTGTCTGCCCAGATACGGTACTCTACTCCAGAAGAGGTAAAATCTGGATCGGTTGTAGGAAATATTGCTAAAGATTTGGGTTTTGATGTAAGTACATTGTTAGACAGGCGACTTCGTTTGGTTTCTGGTTCTAATGACgcccttttttatttaaatccgaACAATGGGGTTTTGTCCATTCGTGAGAAAATAGACAGAGAGGAGATATGTGATGGGACCAGTTCTTGTTCGATTAATCTAAAACTCATTGTGGACAAGCCCCTAGAAATTCATTACGTTGAAGTTGACGTTACCGACGTAAATGATCATTCGCCGAGTTTTAATGATGAAGAACAGCTTATTGAAATATATGAATCCACAATGCCCGGTGAGGAATTTCAGCTGCAACCTGCACGCGACCCTGATTCTGGTGTAAATACGGTTCGTTTTTATAAATTAAGCCAAAGTGACAATTTCGAACTTGTTCTTCGAGAAAATGGAGGAGAAGGACAAATACCAATTTTAAAATTACGCAAGTCATTGGATAGGGAGCAGCAAAAAAGGCATAATTTGATGCTTACCGCCATGGATAGCGGAACCCCAACACGATCAGGGAGCATAAACATTTCAGTGATAGTTCTAGATGAAAATGATAACAGACCAATATTCAGCCAGGAACTTTATTCTGTTACAATAGAAGAAAATGCTCAGGTTGGGGCTCTTGTTTTCAGAGTCAATGCCACTGATTTGGACGAAGGCTTAAATGGAAACATAACATTTTCATTTGTGAAAAATCTTGACAAAAAGGTGTATAATACTTTCGAATTAGACAGAAACACAGGCAACCTTACCGTAAAAAGCGAGGTAGATTTCGAGACTACTGACACCTTTAGGGCTATTATTACAGCGTCAGATAAAGGACAACCACCAAAGACAAGTAACTGTAGAGTTGTTATAAAAGTAACTGATGTAAATGATAACAAACCTGAGATAGATATTACGTCTTTGTCTGACGTGGTCCCAGAAAGTTCAAAAATAGGAACTATAATTTCCGTTATAAGTGTAACTGACAAAGACTCTGGTGTAAATGGAAAAATCGTTTGTAGCACATTAGGCAATGTACCTTTTGAGCTGAAGCCgtcatttaaagaaaatatgtaTTCCTTAGTGATCAGTGAACGACTAGATCGAGAGCGTATATCATATTACGAAATAACAATAAGAGCTACAGATTTGGGACACCCGCCCCTATCTTCAATGAAAACGTTTGGCGTCCAAATATCAGATGTAAACGACAACAGCCCAGAATTCCCAGAGAATCCTCTTGAGTTATATCTACTTGAGAACAACTTCCCGGGTGCATCCATATTTTCTGTTAGCGCTTCGGACAAGGACGAGAATGAAAATGCTGCGATTACTTACCAAATTATTAAAGGAGGAGAACGAAATATTGCATCTTTTCTTAATATCAACTCTGAAACAGGAGTTATTCACGCACTAAAGAGTTTTGATTATGAAGTAACTAAAACGTTCCAGTTCAACGTGCTCGCTACAGACTCTGGAACTCCGCCACAAAGCAGCAACGTTACAGTGAATGTGTTCATTCTGGATCAGAACGACAACGTTCCTGTGATCCTGTATCCAGTCAGCACTAACGGTTCTGCTAGAAGTGTGGAGGAGATTCCACGCAATATGAACGCAGGGCATTTGGTGACTAAAGTGAGAGCCTATGACGCGGATATTGGATACAACGGCTggttattattttctttgcagGAAGTGAGTGACCACAGTCTCTTTGGTTTAGATCGCTATACAGGACAAATTAGGATTCTTCGCTCATTCACAGAAACAGACGAGGCAGAACACAAACTGGTTATATTGGTCAAAGACAACGGTAACGTGTCGCTTTCAGCTACAGCGACTATGATCATTAAACTTGTCGAACCCAAAGAAGCTTTTG contains:
- the LOC132857385 gene encoding protocadherin gamma-A11-like; protein product: MDDGGQRRKWEYCWIALCYSLLLCFVEHVFGQIRYSVPEEMKEGSVVGNIAKDLGLDVNTLMDRRLRIVSGSKDALFKVNPDNGILYVEKKIDREKICDGDYVCLLNIKIAVENPLNIHYIGIEITDINDHAPSFADEHLHLEVAENKAPGARLDLQPARDTDIGVNSIRTYKLSHNEHFTLEIRDVVEDKIPSLVLQKYLDRESVHEHRLLLTALDGGNPPKSGTLNITITVLDINDNQPVCSQDVYSLSLPENVSVGKVVMRVNATDPDESSNGEVEYSWGRNTKSKIQDIFHVDHISGEIKVKTEIDFEDIQIYRLNIQASDKGQPPLSVDCRVIIKIIDVNDNKPEIEVTSILNIVPEDSKPGTVISLISVTDKDSGINGKVVCSISGALPFELKPSVEDNVYSLITSKTLDRELISHYDILLTAKDMGQPAFSSFKSLNVQISDINDNLPQFPQNPLELYLIENNVPGSSIFSVSAIDKDLNENAEITYQIIKGETRSNDVWSVLNINTETGVIHALKSFDFEMTKTFQFHVVATDSGSPSLSSNVTVKVFILDQNDNVPVILYPVSANESVKGVEEIPRNVKAGHLVTKVRAYDADIGYNGWLLFSLQEVSDHSLFGLDRYTGQIRTLRPFTETDEAEHKLVILVKDNGNVSLSATTTVIIKLVEPKEAFAASDVKNAVKEEGEHNVTFYLIITLGSVSFLFIVSIIVLTVMQCSKSTNYSSKYLQDTNYDGTLCHSIQYRSGDKRYMLVGPRTSVGSTIVPGSNANTLVIQDHRRRTSIEVSGFEVITATFLAFII
- the LOC132857389 gene encoding protocadherin alpha-8-like; amino-acid sequence: MEGRRQRHKRQTYWMSLCVSLLMCFTEIVSAQIRYSTPEEVKSGSVVGNIAKDLGFDVSTLLDRRLRLVSGSNDALFYLNPNNGVLSIREKIDREEICDGTSSCSINLKLIVDKPLEIHYVEVDVTDVNDHSPSFNDEEQLIEIYESTMPGEEFQLQPARDPDSGVNTVRFYKLSQSDNFELVLRENGGEGQIPILKLRKSLDREQQKRHNLMLTAMDSGTPTRSGSINISVIVLDENDNRPIFSQELYSVTIEENAQVGALVFRVNATDLDEGLNGNITFSFVKNLDKKVYNTFELDRNTGNLTVKSEVDFETTDTFRAIITASDKGQPPKTSNCRVVIKVTDVNDNKPEIDITSLSDVVPESSKIGTIISVISVTDKDSGVNGKIVCSTLGNVPFELKPSFKENMYSLVISERLDRERISYYEITIRATDLGHPPLSSMKTFGVQISDVNDNSPEFPENPLELYLLENNFPGASIFSVSASDKDENENAAITYQIIKGGERNIASFLNINSETGVIHALKSFDYEVTKTFQFNVLATDSGTPPQSSNVTVNVFILDQNDNVPVILYPVSTNGSARSVEEIPRNMNAGHLVTKVRAYDADIGYNGWLLFSLQEVSDHSLFGLDRYTGQIRILRSFTETDEAEHKLVILVKDNGNVSLSATATMIIKLVEPKEAFAASDVKNAVNDVEENNVTFYLIITLGSVSFLFIISIIVLIVMQCSKSTDYSSKYLQETNYDGTLCHSIQYRSGDKRYMLVGPRMSIGSTIVPGSNGNTLVVPDRRKRASMEVSVVVFVDDDDVVVALCL
- the LOC132857387 gene encoding protocadherin beta-15-like, which gives rise to MDNNTQRRRWDYSWIVLRISLLMCLGDMITAQIRYAIPEELKEGSIVGNVAKDLGLDINTLVDRRLRIVSGSDSALFHLNNNNGVLYTHKKIDREEICSGNNPCVINLKIVVENPLEIHYIGVEITDINDHSPMFTEKEKRLEIAESTVPNTRFQLKAASDPDTGENSVRLYKLSQNDHFDVEIRDWGEDRLPFLVLQKSLDRERRAEHNLILTAFDGGSPLRSGTLNITIIVLDVNDNRPIFSQDVYTTTLKENAPIGTLVLTLQANDNDEGVNGEVHFVFGGGQNQNSFDIFVLDKATGEIRIKDEVDFEKTNIYKLDIQASDGGQPPLTTDCRIIIKIEDENDNQPYIEITSLSSIVPEDTRPGTVISLISFSDRDTGVNGKVECAVSDIVPFELKPSVQENMYSLVIKEQLDRELVSYYDITITATDLGKPPLFSTKTLRVQISDVNDNKPVFPQNPVELYIFENNFPGASILSISATDRDVNENALISYNILRGRDKNNDISSFLNIHSETGVIQALKSFDFETTKTFQFHVLATDSGSPSLSSNVTVNVFILDQNDNIPVILYPVSTNSSADGMEDIPRNVNAGHLVTKVRAYDADIGYNGWLLFSLYEVSDHSLFGLDRYTGQIRTLRPFTETDETEHKLVILVKDNGNVSLSATATVIIKLVEPKEAIAVSDVKNTVSDMEESNVTFYLIITLGSVSFLFIISIIVLIAMQCSKSTDYSSKYLQDTNYDGTLCHSIQYRSGDKRYMLVGPRMSIGSTIVPGSNANTLVVSDRRGGTSDEVRQKWFIFIYIKRLYSNFIRPGLVDLRQAEANPRKPADCCMILKMAIISD